A region of Thermococcus piezophilus DNA encodes the following proteins:
- a CDS encoding complex I subunit 5 family protein, whose translation MFDVTLTLSLDRTAVFFVLNVAILGIAALVASFRYMRIYEFKPKIPYYPTLAIFIASMLFIPMVQDWLSFLFFWEIMTLASYFLIIYDWPEESVKKAGWKYFVTMHLFDTSPLMLAVTMYYAFHGTFNFGAITEYSNAMVALFLLGFAAKAGLFPLHFWLPDAHPAAPSPVSALMSGAMVELGLYGTIRVLDAVEWSVSSWIIYAIGAMAVLSMLAAILSYALQDDVKRLFAWSTIDNMGWMYLLIMAGLLGVTGVDKSINYYVVAHGLAKAAAFISTGALLYVFGTRDLERMKGMMNSDSFTAGLMMASIFALEGVPPFNLFLSKLDVIKTLLTVSPALAYFTAIEWVIAFILFLRVIHAYIISDGRPEAKRQLAGSIALSVVLLLILSLVSQFICDYIWVRW comes from the coding sequence ATGTTCGACGTAACGCTCACTCTTTCACTCGATAGAACTGCAGTGTTCTTCGTACTCAACGTCGCGATACTCGGCATAGCGGCGCTAGTTGCATCGTTCAGATACATGAGGATATACGAGTTCAAACCAAAGATACCCTACTACCCAACGCTCGCCATCTTCATAGCCTCAATGCTCTTCATCCCAATGGTTCAGGACTGGCTCAGCTTCCTCTTCTTCTGGGAAATAATGACGCTCGCTTCATACTTTCTGATAATCTATGACTGGCCGGAGGAGAGCGTCAAGAAGGCCGGCTGGAAGTACTTCGTGACCATGCACCTCTTTGACACATCCCCCCTCATGCTGGCAGTGACTATGTACTACGCCTTTCATGGAACGTTCAACTTTGGAGCCATAACAGAGTATAGCAACGCCATGGTCGCTCTCTTCCTCCTGGGATTCGCAGCCAAGGCTGGCCTTTTCCCGCTCCACTTCTGGCTTCCCGATGCTCACCCAGCCGCACCGAGCCCGGTCTCGGCCCTGATGAGTGGTGCCATGGTCGAGCTCGGCCTCTACGGAACTATTCGGGTTCTCGATGCTGTAGAATGGAGTGTCTCAAGCTGGATAATCTACGCCATAGGTGCCATGGCAGTGCTCAGCATGCTGGCTGCCATACTCAGCTACGCCCTCCAGGACGACGTCAAGAGGCTCTTCGCATGGTCCACCATTGACAACATGGGCTGGATGTATCTGCTCATCATGGCAGGTCTCCTCGGCGTTACAGGGGTGGATAAGAGCATCAACTACTACGTCGTTGCCCACGGACTCGCGAAGGCGGCGGCCTTTATCTCGACCGGTGCACTCCTCTACGTCTTTGGAACCAGAGACCTTGAGAGGATGAAGGGAATGATGAATTCAGACAGTTTTACTGCCGGCCTTATGATGGCATCAATATTCGCCCTTGAAGGGGTTCCCCCCTTCAACCTGTTCCTGAGCAAGCTCGACGTGATAAAGACTCTCCTGACGGTCAGCCCAGCTCTGGCATACTTCACAGCCATTGAGTGGGTGATAGCTTTCATACTGTTCCTCAGGGTCATCCACGCCTACATCATAAGCGACGGAAGGCCAGAGGCAAAGAGACAGCTCGCTGGAAGTATAGCGCTCTCTGTGGTGTTACTTCTCATCCTTTCGCTTGTCAGCCAATTCATATGTGACTACATATGGGTGAGGTGGTGA
- a CDS encoding hydrogenase 4 subunit D, protein MEELFILSFSIPLVGGLLLFKLDGKRADYLMLITVILATILNLAGVYEFYSSGMPTIHKTLMTSTLFGEVYGLLIDPMSVCVGLVVITAGLLFMLYAKDYMGPENKEHPVYEGKGRFYAWMVLFIGATLAFIYSSSVLQLLIFFEIMSLACWGVVSYYGGKKAKRSAYKALLVTNFGAMVGLYTAVGIGITRLHDLSLFAYSNLTDDMKFIVFVAVMIAAFTKSAQFPLYSWLPDAMVAPTPASAFLHGAAMVEMGVYLLARFIQFMNPIPKEGFYVMAALIIATQIICIMMYPLQKSAKRLLAYSTIAESGLMYVALATAVLGLQGGLQASMFQLFNHAYIKGLAFLTAGTFSYALGTLEMDRINGLIKSPVVGYGWTFALLGLAGVPPFGVFFGKLGILSNANAMKESMLVMVMFVLLLIDSAVFLMVSLKRIHGMVFSKGGEEVEITPLMKAVMVILLVLAMLAPYIAYPMIVKVGW, encoded by the coding sequence ATGGAAGAGCTTTTTATTCTTTCCTTTTCAATTCCGCTGGTTGGAGGCCTTTTACTGTTCAAACTCGACGGTAAAAGAGCGGATTACCTCATGCTCATCACTGTCATCCTTGCCACAATACTCAATCTCGCGGGAGTTTATGAGTTCTATTCCTCTGGGATGCCTACTATACACAAAACCCTCATGACCTCTACACTCTTCGGTGAGGTCTACGGTCTCTTGATAGACCCAATGAGCGTGTGCGTTGGTTTGGTTGTGATAACAGCCGGACTGCTCTTCATGCTCTACGCAAAGGACTACATGGGCCCTGAAAACAAAGAGCATCCTGTCTACGAAGGTAAAGGAAGATTCTATGCGTGGATGGTCCTCTTCATCGGTGCCACCCTTGCGTTTATTTATTCCTCATCGGTTCTACAGCTGCTGATATTCTTTGAGATTATGAGTCTGGCCTGTTGGGGTGTGGTGAGCTATTACGGGGGTAAAAAGGCCAAGAGATCAGCGTACAAAGCCCTTCTCGTTACAAACTTCGGTGCGATGGTGGGCCTCTATACAGCGGTTGGGATAGGAATCACCCGCCTCCACGACCTCAGCCTGTTCGCGTACTCCAATCTTACCGATGATATGAAGTTCATTGTCTTTGTGGCAGTAATGATAGCTGCTTTTACAAAGAGTGCCCAGTTTCCGCTTTACTCATGGCTACCGGACGCCATGGTAGCTCCAACACCTGCTTCAGCCTTCCTCCACGGTGCCGCAATGGTCGAGATGGGTGTCTACCTGCTGGCCAGATTTATCCAGTTCATGAATCCCATACCCAAAGAAGGATTTTACGTCATGGCAGCACTTATCATCGCCACTCAAATAATTTGCATCATGATGTACCCCCTCCAGAAGAGCGCGAAGAGACTTCTAGCCTACTCGACGATAGCAGAATCTGGACTGATGTACGTCGCCCTCGCGACGGCAGTCCTCGGATTGCAAGGCGGACTGCAGGCTTCGATGTTCCAGCTCTTCAACCATGCTTACATCAAGGGTCTGGCATTTCTCACGGCTGGAACGTTCAGCTACGCCCTCGGAACCCTTGAGATGGACAGGATAAATGGCCTCATCAAGTCCCCTGTAGTCGGCTACGGCTGGACGTTCGCTCTCCTCGGCTTAGCTGGGGTTCCACCATTCGGCGTGTTCTTCGGGAAGCTCGGCATCCTCAGCAACGCGAACGCGATGAAGGAGAGCATGCTTGTTATGGTTATGTTTGTCCTGCTCCTCATAGACTCGGCAGTATTCCTCATGGTGTCCCTGAAGAGGATACACGGCATGGTATTCAGCAAGGGCGGAGAAGAAGTCGAGATTACACCACTGATGAAGGCCGTGATGGTTATCCTGCTTGTTCTGGCCATGCTGGCCCCGTACATAGCGTATCCAATGATCGTCAAGGTGGGGTGGTGA
- the fdhF gene encoding formate dehydrogenase subunit alpha, with product MSERLVPVVCPYCGVGCRLYIRSVDGYPVGIEYAKDVPNISNELGKLCPKGNAVVEYLLAKDRLKRPLKAKEQGKFVEISWSEAIKEVAERLKGYAKDDPNQLMFFGSARTFNEPNYLVQKLARMLGTNNVDHCARLCHAPTVTGLKAVFGAGAMTNTYKDIEEANVIFIIGHNYAETHPVGFRYVIKAKERGAKVIVADPRFTRTAWFADIFLQHYPGSDIALISGLIHVIIKERLYDERFVRERCVGFDEVVAAVEKFTPEFVEKVTGVPAELIIEAARTFANAGKGVITWAMGLTQHTHGTENVKLLATLSAICGYQGKEGAGCAPMRGQNNVQGACDMAALPNVFPGYQAVTDPEKRKFFEEFWGVELSGEVGLTTVEAAYAVDKGKVKAYYVMGENPVISEANANHVMHALQKLEFMVVQDIVPTPTMEFADIVLPAAAMLENEGSITNTERRVQWSFQAVKPPGEARPDWWIISEVGKAVGFTGGGAKGFSYTCPEDILKEINACTPQYRGITPERLKENLAGLHWPCPSEDHPGTRVLYRDKFLTPDGKAHLVAFSEYKGPVEMPDEKYPFLLTTHRYVGQYHTATMTMRSDSLKKRWPEPYAEIHPQDAARLGIKTGDWIKIETRRGFYPIKAKVTKAVKKGVIAVPWHWGANVLTNDALDPYAKIPETKACACNVAKITEEEARELIKKLPPVIPRVEVVRG from the coding sequence ATGAGTGAAAGGCTCGTCCCCGTGGTCTGCCCCTACTGTGGTGTAGGGTGCAGGCTATACATCAGGAGTGTTGATGGCTATCCCGTAGGCATAGAATACGCCAAGGACGTCCCCAACATCTCAAACGAACTCGGAAAGCTCTGTCCTAAAGGCAACGCCGTCGTTGAGTACCTCCTCGCAAAGGACAGGCTCAAGAGACCCCTCAAGGCCAAGGAACAGGGCAAGTTCGTTGAGATAAGCTGGAGCGAGGCAATAAAGGAGGTTGCCGAGAGGCTCAAGGGCTATGCCAAAGACGATCCAAACCAGTTAATGTTCTTCGGCTCTGCGAGAACATTCAACGAGCCCAACTACCTCGTCCAGAAGCTGGCCAGAATGCTCGGCACCAACAACGTTGATCACTGTGCAAGGCTCTGCCACGCACCGACCGTCACGGGTCTCAAGGCTGTTTTCGGTGCTGGCGCAATGACCAACACCTACAAGGACATTGAAGAGGCAAACGTCATCTTCATTATCGGCCACAACTACGCTGAGACCCACCCGGTTGGCTTCCGCTACGTCATTAAGGCCAAGGAAAGGGGCGCTAAGGTCATAGTCGCTGACCCGAGGTTCACCAGGACGGCCTGGTTCGCCGACATATTCCTACAGCACTACCCGGGAAGCGACATAGCACTCATCAGTGGTCTCATCCACGTCATCATCAAGGAGCGGCTCTACGACGAGAGGTTCGTTAGAGAGAGATGCGTTGGCTTCGATGAAGTTGTGGCAGCCGTCGAAAAGTTCACACCCGAGTTCGTCGAGAAGGTAACCGGTGTCCCGGCGGAACTCATCATTGAAGCTGCAAGAACCTTCGCAAACGCTGGAAAAGGTGTCATAACATGGGCCATGGGTCTGACTCAGCACACCCACGGAACTGAAAATGTCAAGCTTCTCGCGACGCTCTCAGCCATCTGTGGGTATCAGGGTAAGGAAGGTGCTGGCTGTGCTCCAATGCGCGGCCAGAACAACGTTCAGGGCGCCTGTGACATGGCGGCCCTGCCAAACGTCTTCCCAGGTTATCAGGCCGTCACAGACCCTGAGAAGAGAAAGTTCTTCGAGGAGTTCTGGGGCGTTGAGCTGAGCGGCGAAGTTGGACTGACAACAGTCGAGGCTGCCTACGCGGTCGATAAAGGTAAGGTCAAGGCATACTACGTCATGGGTGAGAACCCGGTCATAAGCGAGGCCAACGCCAACCACGTGATGCACGCTCTACAGAAGCTCGAGTTCATGGTAGTCCAGGACATCGTTCCAACCCCAACGATGGAGTTCGCTGACATAGTCCTCCCAGCTGCCGCAATGCTCGAGAACGAGGGTTCCATTACAAACACCGAGAGAAGGGTACAGTGGAGCTTCCAGGCGGTAAAACCACCTGGAGAAGCAAGGCCCGACTGGTGGATTATAAGCGAGGTCGGTAAAGCCGTAGGTTTCACCGGAGGCGGAGCGAAGGGCTTCAGTTACACTTGCCCAGAGGACATTCTCAAGGAGATCAACGCCTGCACTCCGCAGTACCGCGGTATAACTCCAGAGAGACTCAAAGAGAACCTCGCTGGACTCCACTGGCCGTGCCCAAGCGAGGACCACCCAGGAACTAGAGTCCTTTACAGAGATAAGTTCCTTACACCCGATGGAAAGGCACACCTCGTTGCATTTTCAGAGTACAAGGGACCGGTGGAGATGCCTGACGAGAAGTATCCGTTCCTTCTCACGACCCACAGGTACGTCGGCCAGTACCACACGGCAACCATGACGATGAGGAGTGATTCCCTCAAGAAGCGCTGGCCCGAACCGTACGCCGAAATCCACCCCCAGGATGCTGCAAGGCTTGGTATCAAGACAGGTGACTGGATCAAGATAGAAACAAGGAGAGGATTCTATCCAATCAAAGCCAAGGTAACTAAGGCCGTCAAGAAAGGAGTCATAGCTGTCCCGTGGCACTGGGGAGCAAACGTCCTCACCAATGATGCCCTTGACCCATACGCAAAAATACCTGAAACCAAGGCCTGTGCCTGTAATGTCGCCAAGATCACAGAAGAAGAGGCCAGAGAACTCATAAAGAAACTGCCGCCCGTCATACCCAGGGTGGAGGTAGTTAGGGGGTGA
- the fdhD gene encoding formate dehydrogenase accessory sulfurtransferase FdhD encodes MIKKVKILKWQDGLVPTEDYICVEETFEIFAVHEKDKEFLAELPASPNQLKELGAGFVVCGGYERPEDIVDVWIEGNEIYVKLKDTPITTGELVVKHTPCGDPYRMREGKILDRKGEKVKITPDLILKISSTMTTLAETWRKTGGTHWAALFDLNANVVAFSEDIGRHNAVDKVVGYAVLSGLDLERLILASSGRMPYGMVRKVVNAGIPAVVTKSPPTDKGVELSREHEVTLIGFARGKRFNVYSGEHRLLF; translated from the coding sequence TTGATAAAGAAAGTGAAAATTCTCAAGTGGCAAGATGGGCTCGTCCCCACCGAGGATTATATCTGCGTCGAGGAGACCTTCGAAATCTTCGCAGTACACGAAAAGGACAAAGAGTTTCTCGCCGAACTTCCTGCTTCACCCAACCAGCTAAAGGAACTTGGAGCGGGATTCGTCGTGTGCGGAGGCTATGAAAGACCGGAAGACATAGTTGACGTATGGATTGAGGGCAATGAGATTTACGTGAAGTTGAAAGATACCCCCATCACCACGGGCGAGCTGGTTGTGAAACACACACCCTGCGGCGACCCCTACAGAATGAGGGAGGGCAAAATTCTCGACAGGAAGGGCGAAAAAGTCAAAATAACCCCCGACCTCATATTGAAGATATCCTCCACGATGACAACGCTGGCTGAAACGTGGAGAAAGACAGGGGGCACCCATTGGGCGGCCCTCTTCGATTTGAACGCCAATGTCGTTGCCTTCAGCGAGGACATAGGTAGGCACAACGCCGTCGATAAGGTCGTAGGATACGCCGTCCTCAGCGGACTCGACCTTGAAAGGCTTATCCTGGCATCGAGCGGCAGGATGCCCTACGGCATGGTAAGGAAGGTAGTCAACGCGGGCATTCCAGCAGTAGTGACGAAATCACCACCGACGGACAAGGGCGTGGAGCTCTCCAGGGAGCACGAGGTAACCCTAATAGGCTTCGCGAGGGGAAAGCGCTTCAACGTGTACTCCGGGGAGCATCGATTATTGTTCTAA
- a CDS encoding Coenzyme F420 hydrogenase/dehydrogenase, beta subunit C-terminal domain has translation MMSVSENLLGNVFGIYLARATDEEILKRKVASGGAVTALLAYALEKGLIDGVVTAKRTEGLEGQAVVARTREELLETAGNKWSIVPFASRMKAKIEEEGLKNVAVVCLPCQAQFFGQMRDFPLLESDFGERIKYIVSLFCIGTFAFEAFLNYLRMKHSIMAQDIKDIVLKGDFLEIYHGDSVLSLQIKEVYSYLQAGCLVCTDYTGTWSDISAGFVESEKGWTVLITRNLKAEELVKSAEKDGYIELRDGSHVIGDVLKAAREKLARAQKNMMYLL, from the coding sequence ATGATGAGCGTTTCAGAAAATCTTTTGGGAAACGTCTTTGGAATTTATCTTGCGCGGGCAACCGATGAGGAAATACTCAAAAGAAAGGTTGCCAGCGGCGGTGCGGTTACAGCCCTCTTAGCCTACGCCCTGGAGAAGGGCCTCATAGACGGCGTTGTAACGGCCAAAAGGACAGAGGGGTTGGAGGGTCAGGCTGTAGTTGCGAGGACAAGGGAGGAGCTCCTTGAAACTGCCGGAAACAAGTGGAGCATAGTGCCCTTCGCCTCCAGGATGAAGGCCAAGATAGAGGAAGAAGGCCTAAAGAACGTTGCCGTGGTCTGCCTCCCATGCCAGGCCCAGTTCTTCGGCCAGATGAGGGACTTCCCACTCCTGGAAAGCGATTTCGGAGAGAGGATAAAGTACATCGTTAGTCTCTTCTGCATAGGAACATTCGCATTCGAGGCATTCCTCAACTACCTCAGGATGAAGCACAGCATAATGGCCCAGGATATCAAGGACATAGTCCTTAAGGGAGACTTCCTCGAGATATACCACGGCGATTCAGTGCTCTCACTGCAGATAAAAGAGGTTTACTCGTACCTCCAAGCCGGCTGTCTGGTCTGTACGGACTACACTGGAACATGGAGCGATATCTCGGCCGGCTTCGTGGAGAGCGAGAAGGGATGGACGGTCCTTATAACGCGAAACCTTAAGGCAGAAGAGCTCGTTAAGAGCGCCGAGAAGGACGGATACATAGAGCTGCGCGACGGCTCTCACGTGATAGGAGACGTTCTCAAAGCGGCCAGGGAAAAGCTCGCGAGGGCGCAGAAAAACATGATGTATCTGCTATGA